The genomic region GGGCTGCGGGAGCAGGTCTTCGTACTGATTCCGGAAATAATCGACGCGCAGACCGGCATTGAGCGTAAAGCGGTCAGAAAAGCGGACGAGCTGGTCCACGAACGCCCCGGCATTCAGTTCGTTGATGTGGCCCAACTGCTTCCGCTCCAGCACCTCCGTGCGATTTTTCGTGCGCGATAATTCACTGTTTTGGGTCAGGTCGTGGCGGTATTGCAGTCCGGCGGTGGTGATCACTTGGACGTTGCCCAGCACGCCGCTGCGGGAAACCGAGCCGTTGTAGCCAAACAGATGACGGCCTTCTTTCTGCCGAATCTGGTCGCCGTTCAGCGAATCGGTCAGGAAAAACGTAAAGTTGGAATACAGTTCGAAGTCGTATCGGCTGTAAAAAAGCTGATTTTTGAGGGTCCAGTTGCGGTTCGTGACCGTCACGAGCTGCGCGTTGAGGTTGGTCCGGGCCGTCTGACCGCCTTCGGTCGGGTCGATGGCTCCGAAAAAGCCGATCAGCCCCGACGCCACCGCCCGGTCGGGAATCTGGCCCGAATGGTTCCACCGGCTCCAGAAGGTCGAGCCGGTGAGGGTCAGGTGCGAGCGGTCGGTGAGGTGGCCGTGGTAGCGCCCCTGCACGTTCAACCGCTGGAATGCCTGCGGATTGTCGAAATACGAATCCGAATAGGAATATTCCGAGGCGAGGTAGGCGGACTGGTTCCGGGCCTTACCCCGCTGGCCCAGCAAATCCACCCCGGCCACCGCCCGCCAGGTATTGTACTGGCCCGCTTCCAGCTTGACGAAGCTCCGGTCGAGCGCCGTTACGGTGCGGAAATCCACCCAGCCCGCCGTCGTGAAATTGCCTTTTTCGGCCTGATACGGGCCTTTTTTGAAATCGGCGCCGGCCACCAGCTCCGGGATGACAAAGTGCAGATCGGCATAGCCCTGCCCGTGGGCGTGAGACACCATGTTGACCGGCATGCCATCGACCGTCAGGCGAATGTCAGTGCCGTGGTCGAGGTCGAAACCGCGCAGAAAAATCTGCTCGGCCTTGCCGCCGCCCGCGTGCTGCCCGATGAAGAGTCCCGGCACCAACCGCAGAATTTCCTGCGAATGGGTGACGGGCCGGAGGCGGATGTCGAGGCTGCTGATGAGCTGCTGGTCATGGGCCCGCTGCGCGGAAACGACTACTTCGCCGAGGTCGATGGGCGCGTGGCGGAGTGCGGTCCGGACCGAGACGGTCTGGTCGTCGCCCACCGCGACGGATACCGTACGTGGGCTGAAGCCGAGATGCGAAAATTCCAGTCGGTAGGTGGCCGCTACCAGCCCGTCGAAGCGGTATTGCCCGAGGTCGTTGGTGAGTCCCGCCTTGCCGAGCCCGGTGAGCTGGACGCTGACGCCGGACAGGGGCAGACCGGTGGCCTCGTCGGTGACAGTGCCGGAAATACTGCCCAGGTGTGCCCAGGCC from Tellurirhabdus rosea harbors:
- a CDS encoding TonB-dependent receptor, with protein sequence MKRLLLFLFFSLCMLPAWAHLGSISGTVTDEATGLPLSGVSVQLTGLGKAGLTNDLGQYRFDGLVAATYRLEFSHLGFSPRTVSVAVGDDQTVSVRTALRHAPIDLGEVVVSAQRAHDQQLISSLDIRLRPVTHSQEILRLVPGLFIGQHAGGGKAEQIFLRGFDLDHGTDIRLTVDGMPVNMVSHAHGQGYADLHFVIPELVAGADFKKGPYQAEKGNFTTAGWVDFRTVTALDRSFVKLEAGQYNTWRAVAGVDLLGQRGKARNQSAYLASEYSYSDSYFDNPQAFQRLNVQGRYHGHLTDRSHLTLTGSTFWSRWNHSGQIPDRAVASGLIGFFGAIDPTEGGQTARTNLNAQLVTVTNRNWTLKNQLFYSRYDFELYSNFTFFLTDSLNGDQIRQKEGRHLFGYNGSVSRSGVLGNVQVITTAGLQYRHDLTQNSELSRTKNRTEVLERKQLGHINELNAGAFVDQLVRFSDRFTLNAGLRVDYFRNQYEDLLPQPALRKATGTAIVSPKLNLYYTPLPQLQVYLNTGRGFHSNDTRVVVPQGGRQVLPAAYGADLGVIAKPTPRLLLNAALWYLWLEQEFVYVGDEGVVEPSGRSRRYGLDLSARYQLTGNLYADLDLNTARPRAIGAESGAAYLPLAPTLTTTGGLSLQRKTGFSGSLRYRYLGHRPANEDNSLVAKGYFVTDLQVNYARPRYQFGLAIQNLFNTRWKETQFATESRLPNESAPVDEIHFTPGTPFFARLSWTYFW